The proteins below are encoded in one region of Tsuneonella sp. CC-YZS046:
- a CDS encoding LysR family transcriptional regulator — protein MIELRQLRYLIAAAHAGSFSRAARNLNIKQATLSRHILTVEKRLGMALFDRRTRGATLTPNGKTYLRTAQRIVGEFEELNAWVRATQSGHAGKLGIGFYTSFSAGNLRATLSEFHERYPDVRVRGFERDRDMLLAGIESGLLDIAIMTGETIYSGMARCPFWSERLLVAMPEGHPLAVYERIHWSDLEGEQFLLTERDPGPETRNMLLGKLGLPGNSLAIDMDDIGRDTVLSAIALGGHISIVAESALGIQVPGVIFREIHDANGHARVGFSGYWREDNENAVLRRFLDFVAIRYSLPSVPGPQPPFQQPGKEPS, from the coding sequence ATGATAGAGCTGCGCCAGCTTCGATACCTGATTGCTGCGGCACATGCGGGCAGCTTTAGCCGCGCGGCACGCAACCTGAACATTAAACAAGCCACTCTCAGCCGACATATTCTCACCGTTGAGAAAAGGCTTGGTATGGCGCTGTTCGATCGCAGGACACGAGGCGCCACGCTGACGCCGAACGGAAAAACTTACTTGCGCACCGCACAGCGAATAGTCGGAGAGTTCGAGGAACTAAACGCCTGGGTGCGAGCGACGCAGAGCGGCCACGCTGGCAAGCTAGGTATTGGCTTCTATACCTCGTTCTCAGCCGGCAATCTGCGGGCGACTCTAAGCGAGTTTCACGAGCGCTATCCTGACGTGCGTGTGCGCGGCTTTGAACGCGACCGCGACATGCTCCTAGCCGGGATCGAAAGTGGGCTCCTCGACATCGCTATAATGACCGGAGAAACGATCTATTCGGGAATGGCCAGGTGTCCATTTTGGAGCGAGCGCTTGTTAGTTGCGATGCCGGAAGGTCATCCGCTGGCTGTGTATGAGCGCATCCATTGGTCCGATCTTGAAGGTGAGCAGTTTCTACTGACCGAGCGAGATCCCGGCCCGGAAACGCGAAACATGCTCTTGGGGAAGCTCGGGTTGCCCGGCAACTCGTTGGCGATCGACATGGACGACATCGGGCGAGATACAGTGCTGAGCGCCATTGCGCTCGGCGGGCATATCTCGATCGTCGCGGAATCGGCGCTTGGTATCCAAGTGCCAGGAGTGATCTTCCGCGAGATCCACGACGCTAACGGCCATGCCCGCGTGGGATTCTCCGGCTACTGGCGTGAGGATAATGAGAACGCCGTCCTGCGCCGCTTCCTCGATTTCGTGGCGATCCGCTATTCGCTGCCATCCGTGCCTGGACCGCAGCCGCCGTTTCAGCAACCGGGAAAGGAGCCATCATGA
- a CDS encoding DUF2274 domain-containing protein, with translation MTKLKLGPLADDRPVKISVELPAVVHRDLVAYAAALAAETGGSPVPPDKLVAPMLTRFMETDRAFRRHRAQGR, from the coding sequence ATGACGAAATTGAAGTTGGGGCCGCTGGCCGACGACCGCCCGGTCAAGATCAGCGTGGAGCTGCCCGCAGTCGTGCATCGCGATCTTGTCGCCTATGCCGCCGCGCTCGCGGCCGAGACCGGAGGATCGCCGGTCCCGCCTGACAAGCTGGTCGCGCCGATGCTCACCCGGTTCATGGAAACCGACAGGGCCTTTCGCCGGCACCGCGCGCAGGGGAGGTGA